AACTTTCCCCAGAAGTTTTCCGTTTCCATCCCGAAATCTTAAAGTAAGCTGACCTGTTTCAACCCCACTATCAAATCTGATATGTCCTGAAGATTCACTTCCAAGCAAAATACTATCGCGGCTAACTCCAGTTTGGCCATTAAGCTGTATTGTCCCAGGAACTCCTTGCGTGGTTTGCCCCACTCCGTTATTTGCCTTATATTCCAAAATATAATCCATAGAAGTTGCAGTCGGAACATTAATTCCAGTTACATTTAAAGAAACATAATGGCCATCGCTGCTTGGAATAAGCTCAACAATTGGCCACTGGCTTTGTGGAAGGTCAGGAACACTTTCATCAACTGAAGTACTACCGTTATCAATAGGTGCAGTTAATTTCTTAAATGCAAAGATACCGCCGACAACAACTATTGCAAAAACAATTACAGCAACAAACGGCCAGTACTTTTTATAATTCATAAATATATATTGCCAGTTTTATTTTATCCCTGTCAAGTTTTCAACTTGTCCCATATTGAATCCCTCCCAAAAAACCTTGATTTCATTCTCGTCTAGATTTAGATAACCATCAAATGATTTCCGATCAAAAATACAATTTTCACAAGTTGTATTTCTACCAACAATAAAACCTAAAACTTTCAAATAAGGCATTCTTATCACCTCAGTAGGAACAAAATATCCATCACTGCATTCAGGACCAAACATCCAAATATACTCATCTGCAAAATATTCTTCTCCATCAGTAGAAATTAGATATCTTTTTATTGAAGTGTTTGCTTCTGTTCTCATCAAAACCCTCACAATGATGCCAGTTTTATTTATGAAGTGTCAAGAGTTTATTTTCTCTTCTAAAAATTCCTGAAGCTTATCAATTTTAATCCTTTCCTGTTTCGCAGTATCTCGATCTCGTACTGTTACAGCCTCGTCTTCAAGAGTTTGGAAATCCACAGTTATGCAAAATGGTGTTCCAATTTCATCCTGGCTTGCATAACGCTTTCCAATGTTCCCCCTATCATCCCAAGCAACCATATAAAGTGGTTTCAATTTTTCATAAATTCCTTTTGCTTTTTTAATTAGCTCTTCCTTATTAGAAAGAAGAGGAAATATTGCAGCTTTATAAGGAGCAAGCTTTGGATTTAATTTTAAATACACTCGCTCATCATCTTTTACATATGAATCGATTAATAAAAACAAAATGGATCGATCAACTCCAGCAGAAGTTTCAATATCCCAAGGAATATATTTTTCATTTTTAGCTTGGTCAAAATATTCCATACTTTTTCCAGAAAACTTCTGATGGCGCGATAAATCCCAGTCTCCGCGATGATGAATTCCCATAAATTCGCTCCAACCCCAAGGAGAATTGTATTCAATATCAGTTGCCATTCTTGCATAGTGAGCGCGTTCATCATCTTCATGATCGCGAAATCTCAAGTTCTCTTTTTTCATTCCTAAGCTTAAATACCAATCCATTCTGTTTTGTTTCCAATATTCAAACCATGTCTTACCTTCTTTTTCAGAGGGATGAATATAAAATTGCACTTCCATCTGTTCAAATTCACGGGATCTAAAAGTAAAATTTCCGGGAGTTATTTCATTTCTAAATGCTTTTCCAATTTGTGCAATTCCAAAAGGAATTTTTACACGAGTTGAATCCACCACATTCCTAAAATTAACATGTACTCCGTTTGTAATCTCCCCTCGAAGATATATAGTCTGCTTAGCATCCTCCACAACTCCAAGTTTCGCCTCAACCAATAAATTAAATTTCATTGGGGCTGTCCATTCGACTTTTTTCCCTTTATGAGTCTTTTCATGCGCTGCAATTTCTTCAGGCTTATCAGCCCTAAATCTCATATGGCAAATTTTGCATTCAACTAATGGATCAGTAAAGGCTTCAACATGTCCTGATGCTTCCCAGGCTTTTGGATTCATCATAATTGCAGCATCCACTCCCACAACATCGTCACGAAGCTGCACCATTTCTTTCCACCAAAGATCTTTCAAATTTTTCTTAAGAAGTGATCCTGTTGGTCCGTAATCCCAAGTCCCTCCAAGTCCTCCATAAATTTCGCTTCCAGGAAAAATAAATCCGCGTCGCTTACATAAAGCTACAATTTCATCAAGGCTTACCATACGCCTAGTATAACTTAAATCAAGTTAGTTTAGAAGCATAACTGACAAATTAAGAAGCCCTGCAATAGTTATCCATCCCAAATATGGATAGAGAAGAATTGCCGCAGTTTTATCAATCTTTTGAAATTCAACAATATTTTTGTAAACAAGAATCCACATGGCAACAATTATTAAAAATGCTAAGCCAATCTGGTGCAGTCCAAAAAATACTGGCGACCAAATCAAATTTAAAATAATTTGTAAAAAATAATATCTAAAGGGCGAGTGGCTTTTTATTTTTTTCCTTTTCTTCCAAATTAAAAAACCGGAGATTGCAATAAATATATATAAAATAGTCCAAACTGGTCCAAAAGCAGAAACTGGAGGAGTAAACAAAGGTTTATTTAACGAGCTATACCAACCCAAATCCATAATTCATGCTAACATAAATAATAAATGTTACAAAAATATTTAAACAAAAAATGGTTTCTGGCAATTATTTTAATTTGTTCTTTTTTATCAGGAATCTTGATTTCAGCAACTGGCTTTGCGGTTTATCACGTAATCGTGACAAGCTCTGCTTACAATCATCCTTCTACTGTAAATTCCTTTGCCAAAGCTACTCCAGCTCCAATTAACCAAAATAATCCTGAAAAAGGAATTTATAATGCACTTCTTTTAGGTTATGGAGGAGGGAATCATGAAGGGACAGATCTTACAG
The Patescibacteria group bacterium genome window above contains:
- a CDS encoding glycine--tRNA ligase, producing the protein MVSLDEIVALCKRRGFIFPGSEIYGGLGGTWDYGPTGSLLKKNLKDLWWKEMVQLRDDVVGVDAAIMMNPKAWEASGHVEAFTDPLVECKICHMRFRADKPEEIAAHEKTHKGKKVEWTAPMKFNLLVEAKLGVVEDAKQTIYLRGEITNGVHVNFRNVVDSTRVKIPFGIAQIGKAFRNEITPGNFTFRSREFEQMEVQFYIHPSEKEGKTWFEYWKQNRMDWYLSLGMKKENLRFRDHEDDERAHYARMATDIEYNSPWGWSEFMGIHHRGDWDLSRHQKFSGKSMEYFDQAKNEKYIPWDIETSAGVDRSILFLLIDSYVKDDERVYLKLNPKLAPYKAAIFPLLSNKEELIKKAKGIYEKLKPLYMVAWDDRGNIGKRYASQDEIGTPFCITVDFQTLEDEAVTVRDRDTAKQERIKIDKLQEFLEEKINS
- a CDS encoding TspO/MBR family protein, which produces MDLGWYSSLNKPLFTPPVSAFGPVWTILYIFIAISGFLIWKKRKKIKSHSPFRYYFLQIILNLIWSPVFFGLHQIGLAFLIIVAMWILVYKNIVEFQKIDKTAAILLYPYLGWITIAGLLNLSVMLLN